TTTTGTATTTCTGCCACTTTGCTGTACACTCCCCCTGGCAGGGAAAACAGGCCGATATCGATTATTTCGAAAATAAGGAAACAAAAGGGTGGAATGGCCATGAAGATGCGACTTATGCTTCAATGATTCGCGGATTGGATAACTCGGTTGGCCAAATTTTGAATAAATTGGAAGAAACAGGTTTGGATGAAAATACATTGATAATTTTTATGTCGGATAATGGCGGGATTGACAACGATGTTGAACCCCGTGGATTTATAACCGATAATTATCCATTAACAGGAGGAAAAGCTTGTGTAACGGAAGGAGGAATTCGCGTACCGCTGATTTTGCACTGGAAAAATAGAATTGAAGGTGGTAAATGGTGCAATGTTCCGGTTGACTGTACCGATATTTTGCCAACCATTGTTGAAGCTGCCGGACACAGTCCCAAACGGTTTTACCATGAAATTGGAATTGATGGAAGAAGCATTTTGGGATTAAGTAATGATGTTGAGAATGAAAACAAAACCTATACAAAAGATACCCGCTACTGGCATTATCCGTTTAACGTGGTTTATCACAATCCTTACGATGGTTTGCCTTTAACTCCACATTCGGCCATTCGAGAGGGGGACTTTAAACTCATTTGGGACTGGCATGGGCGATTGAAATTATTTAATATTGCTGAAGACATTTCGGAAAAAAACAACTTGGCTAAGCTGATGCCTGAAAAAACAAAAGAACTGTTTAAAAAGCTGGTTGTTTGGCTAAAAACAAATGTGAATGAAACCTATTGGCCCAAAGTAAATCCTGATTATAGTCCTGAAAATGAAGCTCATAATGAGCCTTTTGTCGATTTGTTGGAGGTTTATCGAAAGGGAGGCAATGTTGTTGAAAAATCAAATTGAAATTTTTACGGAAACATGAAGAATTTACCTTTTGCACTTAACATCTTGATTTTCATTTTTGCTGGTACTACCTGCACAACTCCAATTGAAAAGCCCAAACCAAATGTTCTGCTTATTGCAGTCGACGACCTGAACGATTGGATTGCTTGCCTTGGTGGGCATCCGCAGGCAAAAACTCCAAACATCGACCGTTTGGCCGCCAACGGCGTGCTGTTTACAAATGCCCATTGTCAGGCGCCGGTATGTAATCCATCGAGGGCCAGTATGATGGCATCTTTATATCCCAGTACCTCAGGTATTTATTTTCTGAACCCGGATATAAAAGATTCGCCGATAGCAAAAAGAAATACTTTAATGCCCCAACGTTTTCAGGACGAAGGGTATCACGTTAGTGGGGCAGGTAAATTGTTTCATAACGGGCATGGCATTAACGAACGATATATTCCGAATTACGCAGGACAAATGGGAGGTTTTGGCCCCATGCCCAACGAAAAAATTAGCCCTTATCCGGGCCATCCGTTGTGGGACTGGGGAGTTTTTCCTGAACGAGACGACCAAATGCCTGACTATAAAGTTGCACAATGGGCTGTTGAACGTTTAAGCGAACATCGTGATAGTGCCATTTGGATGGGCGTTGGGTTTTATCGACCTCATGTTCCACAGTTTGCCCCGCAAAAATGGTTTGATATGTATCCAATCGATTCGATCCAATTACCAGTTCATATTAAAAACGATTTAGATGATATTTCGCAATATGGAAAGGATATTACACGTCTGGAGCATGTTCATCCACCATGGGAATGGGTAATTGAGAACGACCAATGGAAACCTTTGGTGCAATCGTACCTGGCTTGTGTAAGTTTTGTTGACGAACAAATTGGAAAAGTTTATAAGGCACTCGAAAATAGTGAATACGCCGCTAATACTTTTGTGGTTTTGTATAGCGACCACGGATTTCACCAGGGAGAAAAAGGCCGCTTTGCCAAACGAAGTTTGTGGGAAGATGGGGCACGCGTGCCAATGATTATTTTTGGGCCAGGTATTCCAAAAGGTGTACGCTGTAATAAACCGGTTCAACTATTGGATATTTATCCAACTTTGCTGGATCTTTGTGGATTAGAAGCTGATTCGCTACACGAAGGAAATTCGTTGGTGCCGCTTTTGAAAGAAGCCGAATCGGGTTGGCCATATTATGCCCGCACCAGTTTTGGCCCGGGTAATTATGCCATTGTATCGGAAGGTTTTCGTTTTATTCAATACAACGGTGGCTCGGAAGAATTTTACGACCATGCAAACGACCCGCACGAATGGTACAATGTAGTTGATAATCCGAAATACGCTAATTTAATTGAAGAACACCGGGCACAGATTCCGCAAAAACATCATCCAATTCTTGGGGAAAAGTCAACCGGACATCTATCGTTTGCAGCAACTGAAGCAAAGCAAAAGAAATAGCGCTTATTGGAATAGGTTTGAAATGAAAAAAGGAATTTAAATGAGAACAAAAAATATGTTTAAAGTAAAAAAGCTTATTGTGGCACTAATGGGATGTTTGTTTTTTACTGTATCCCTGGCCCAAAAACCAAATATTTTATTTGTATTTGCCGACCAGTTAAGATCACAAGAGCTAAGTTGTTACGGAGGAGTGAATATTAAAACCCCAAACCTTGATAGGTTAGCCGACGAAGGTTTAATGATGACCAATGCTATTAGCACCTATCCAATTTGTTCTCCGTTCAGAGGAATGCTGTTAACGGGCCTTTATCCTTTAAAATCAGGGATTTCAAACAATGACCATCCGCTGAATCCTGAATTGCCATCATTTGCAAAATCGTGCAAAAAAGAAGGATACAATACCGCCTATATCGGCAAGTGGCATATCGATGGGATTGGACGAACTGCTTATATTCCTGAAGAACGACGTTTGGGCTACGATCATTGGCAGGCTTTGGAATGTACGCACAACTATTTTAAATCGCTTTATTTCCATAATAATGAGGTAGAACCAAAATATTGGAAAGGCTTCGATGCTGAAGCGCAAACAAAAGCCGCTCAGGACTACATTAGAGCCAGAGATACTGAAAAACCGTTTTTCTTGACGCTTTCGTGGGGGCCACCTCATGACCCGTATATTGCACCTCAGGAGTATATGGATAAAGTAGAACCGAAGAAGTTGATTTTGCGAGAGAACGTAACTGAACATCTGATGGAAGAAGAATTGCAGAATAATCCACGTTTTAAAATTCCGGAAAGATATATTCACTCTCATGCCAAACTAAGAGTAAGAGCAAAAGACGAAAATATTATTAGAAAACGATACGCTGGTTATTTGGCAGCGACTCTGGCTCTCGACGATTATATTGGTGAGCTTTTGCAAACGCTTGAAGAGGAGGGGATTTTGGATAATACCATTGTCGTTTTTACATCCGACCATGGTGACCAATTGGGGTCGCACCAGTTTTATGGTAAAAATGTTCCTTTTGCTGAATCCATATCAATTCCGTTTTTAGTTAGATATCCAAAAGTGCTGAAACAAGGCACCATTGCCGATAATTTGCTTTCGCCCATTGATATGTTTTCAACTGTTTTTGGAATGGCGAACATTGATCACCATGAAATTGACGGAGTAGATTTAACTCCTGCAATTGTAAATGAAGCAGTGGATGCGCGCGATGCAATCCTTTTAATGAATCTGACGCATTTTAATAATACCAGCCTGATTAACGGTTTAGATACCTATCGAGGCATTCAAACTAAAAAATATACTTACGCACGATACGAAGACAAAACTCCCTGGTTGCTTTTCGATAACGAGAATGATCCGTTTCAAGTGAACAATTTGGTTGGAAATTCTGCATACACTGGCTTAATTAAAACGCTCGATAAAAAGTTGGATAAACTATTAATTGAAGCCCAAGACCCGGAAAATACCAAAGAGATTTACGACCGGATTATGAGGGAAAATCCCAAGCGAATTATGGTTAATGAATTTAGAAAGGTAAACCCCGATTTATAAGGACTTTCTAAACTGAAGAGGGGTGAGCCCTTTTTCTTTTTTAAATGTAACCGAAAAAATACTTTGGCTGCTAAAGCCACATAAATAGCTAATTTCGCCAAAACTTTCTTCACCGCTTTTAATCAGTTCAATAGCTTTGTTAATTCGATAGCGGGTCAGGTAATCTTTAGGCGAAATTTCGGCGATGTTCATAAATTTTCGATAGAAGCTGGCACGGCTCATATTCATCTCTTCAGCCAAACGATTTACATTAAATTCAGGCGAAGTATAATTGTGTAATATTACTTCGCTAACTTTTTTCATAAACGATAATTCGAATTGGTTAACCTTACCATCTTTTATATCAATAGGCAAGGCATTCTGGTAATAATCGCGAAGTTTTTTACGTTGGTTAATCAGGTTGGCAATTCGTATTCTCAGAATCTCTAAATCAAAAGGTTTTGTAAGGTATTCGTCGGCACCGAACGAAAAGCCAGTAATTTTGTTTTCAACTTCGGCTTTAGCTGTAAGCAAAATAATTGGAATGTGCGAAATCATGCTTTCTTTTCTTATTTGTTTGCACAGTTCGATACCATCCATTTCGGGCATCATTATATCCGAGATAATGATGTCGGGAATACGATTTTTGGCGATTTTATATGCTTCTTTACCATTGAAGGCCGAAATAATCGTGAATTGGTTCGCAAGGGCATCACAAATGAATTGATTTAGCTCAATATCGTCTTCAACCAGCAAAATTGTTTCTTTATTCTTATCGGTCTGAGCCTGTTCCGATTTTTTTGCAACATGATTTGTACTTTTTGATTGGATAGCAACTTCTGGTAAAGCTTCATTTTGCCAAATTTCATCCGGATAAGCGCTTTTATTGGTTGGTAAAACAAAACAGAAACAAGTTTCAATATTTTCTTTACTGCTTGCCATTATCGCTCCCTGGTGCATTTCAACCAGTCGCTTTGTAAAATCCAGACCTATTCCGGAACCCGAATAATCCGGCTTTTTCCCTGATTTTTCATAATGTACAAATCGCTCAAATATATGAGGCAGTTTTTCTGAAGGAATACCTCTGCCATCGTCAATTACCGAAATTTTAACATAATTTTCCGATGTGGATGGCTGGTGTAAAATTTCTTGCAAATCTTTGTGTTTACAGCTTTCAATTTTTATGATTATAAAACCTGAGTTATCGGTGAATTTTAACGAATTGCTGACCAGGTTGCTTACAATCTTGTCGTATTTGTCGTAATCGATAGGTACTATCAACTCATCGTACTCAGACTCGAGCTCAATTGAAACATTCTTTAGGCGTGCGGTATATTTAAACGATTCAAGCAGTTTTTTGGTAAGTGCAATTATATCTTCGTTTTTTATTTCCAGGCGCAAAGTATCATTTTCTAATTGCCTGAACGAAAGTAGCTGGTTTACCAATTTTAGCAGGCGATCGGTACTGTTTTGCAAACTACCAACTGTTGCCAATTCTATTTTCATTCTGGAGAGTTCGGCAGCCAGGTAGTCAACATTACCTTTTATAAGTGTAAGTGGAGTTCGTAATTCGTGTGAAATATTGGTAAAAAACCTAATCTTCATTTTCGAAACCTCGTTGTCGCGTACTCGTTCGTTATGTTCTATTTCAAGTTCTTTCTGAACCAGTTGTGCTCTTAAAATCAAGCGAAATGTTAAATAGGTAATTACTGTAAGCAAAATTACATAGCCTAAAAATGCCCAGGCCGTTTTCCAGGGCGCGGGTTTTATTTCAATTTCTAAAACTGCCGGTTCCGACCAAACACCATTGTTATTCTGCACTTTAACACGAAAAGTGTAATCGTTGGGACTCAGGTTCGAGTAGCCCGCAAACGTTCGGTTGTCTACATAATTCCACTGCTTATCATAACCTTCTAACTGGTAAGCATACTTTAAATTGTGGGCTGCGATATAATCAAAACCTTTGTACTCTATACTAAATGCAGGGTAGTGGTGATTCAAACAAATTTTGTTGGTTTTGTGTATGGCTTGTTTCAGAATTTTTGTTTTATCGCCAGCTCTTACCTCGCTGTTCGAAACCTTTAACGATTCAAGAATAATTTGAGGGACATCTTCTTTTTCATCGCCAAAGTTTCCAGGGTTAAAAAAAGTAATTCCAAAATTTCCTCCAAAAAACAATGTGCCGTGTTTGTCAATAAAAGCGGCCTTTTGGTGGAATTGAATGTTTTCAAGTCCTTCGTTATAAAAATAGTTGGTAAACTCACTTTTCTTGTCAAAACGCGAGAGTCCGTAGGCGGTACTTATCCATATTTTTCCAAATTTGTCTTCCACTATTCCGGTAATATCATTATTGGGTAATCCTTCATTAATTGTATATATTTCGAGAGAATCAGGTTTGTTGTGTTTTATTCTGAATAATCCGTATTTAAAATTACCAACCCATAAATCCTTCTCAGAATCGATATAACAAGTAATAATAGAACCTAGCTTATCTTCATGTCGTTTCAAACTTTGCGAAAAGTTTATAAACAAATCATTTTCGTAGTCGTATCTAATCAGGCCTCTTCCGTACGATGATAAAATCAATTCATTATCGTTGTACTTCAAAATCTGAGTGATGTTGTTCCCTAGTTTGTTTATGTTCTTCTCCAGTTTACCATCCAGCGAATAAACAAAAAGCCCAATTCTGTCGCTACCGGCAAACATTCGGTTGCTGTGTTCGCAAAATGACACAATTCCATTATTTGGGGTTGGCATTTCTAATAGTTTGCTTTCTCCCGTTTTGGGGTTGTATAAAAACAAAGAACTTTCGGTGCCAATCCAAATTTTGTTTTTCGAATCGGTGGTTACACTTCTAACGTGGTTATCGTTAATAAAACTGTTCTCCGAATTTAAAATTTGAGTGCTTTTTGTATTTGAGTTATAG
Above is a genomic segment from uncultured Draconibacterium sp. containing:
- a CDS encoding sulfatase, yielding MKQIFKLTLLILLLYLVCACTISEKETKPNIILILADDFGYMDIQQYANRALGTDKSKMFYETPNLDRLVNEGVAFEQAYACQLCSPTRASILTGKFAGRLGFTTATPLINTYYNQNLAVPKGSYAHDVLSHTDRIKIEQAWLNGSTNTAVPSGTAMDNGCDEISIAEALPDYHSAFIGKWHIGGHGAEGYQPADQGFEPLAWFDAGGSTYFNWRPGWNNRSKKRLPKIPQEEWKMGYAGEDTGEEYLTDDLTKQALQFIDKRTQIKEQPFFLYFCHFAVHSPWQGKQADIDYFENKETKGWNGHEDATYASMIRGLDNSVGQILNKLEETGLDENTLIIFMSDNGGIDNDVEPRGFITDNYPLTGGKACVTEGGIRVPLILHWKNRIEGGKWCNVPVDCTDILPTIVEAAGHSPKRFYHEIGIDGRSILGLSNDVENENKTYTKDTRYWHYPFNVVYHNPYDGLPLTPHSAIREGDFKLIWDWHGRLKLFNIAEDISEKNNLAKLMPEKTKELFKKLVVWLKTNVNETYWPKVNPDYSPENEAHNEPFVDLLEVYRKGGNVVEKSN
- a CDS encoding sulfatase; translated protein: MKNLPFALNILIFIFAGTTCTTPIEKPKPNVLLIAVDDLNDWIACLGGHPQAKTPNIDRLAANGVLFTNAHCQAPVCNPSRASMMASLYPSTSGIYFLNPDIKDSPIAKRNTLMPQRFQDEGYHVSGAGKLFHNGHGINERYIPNYAGQMGGFGPMPNEKISPYPGHPLWDWGVFPERDDQMPDYKVAQWAVERLSEHRDSAIWMGVGFYRPHVPQFAPQKWFDMYPIDSIQLPVHIKNDLDDISQYGKDITRLEHVHPPWEWVIENDQWKPLVQSYLACVSFVDEQIGKVYKALENSEYAANTFVVLYSDHGFHQGEKGRFAKRSLWEDGARVPMIIFGPGIPKGVRCNKPVQLLDIYPTLLDLCGLEADSLHEGNSLVPLLKEAESGWPYYARTSFGPGNYAIVSEGFRFIQYNGGSEEFYDHANDPHEWYNVVDNPKYANLIEEHRAQIPQKHHPILGEKSTGHLSFAATEAKQKK
- a CDS encoding response regulator; this translates as MKIFTGVLFCLFFTLTTLAQKDNSFPPKFQNLSLKQGLSNLSVLAITQDDLGYIWIGTARGLNRYDGISFKQYYSGDNPNSLHNDFVTSLFKNSNGYILCASNGTNFYDPYVDRIKSFEPTNLNINLFCEYNNQTFGTQTTGGLACLIPEENKIIPIDGFPKNEILYSLIAIKNQGIWGTNFSNNKLFHYSPEKNNYAQFDIPDGDNSSPKTSILKLKNFLVLGISKKFCFFDLNTKCFVEIPEKWNRLKEIEEHNITCFSEIDSDILWIGTKEMGLFIFDLQTNSFTNYTVSDKQLGLKTNHITTIFKDNKDNIWLGTFDQGIEVSFAKRKNFNFDLILSDFTQNKFITSITTSNDGIYFMGTRSDGLYTYNSNTKSTQILNSENSFINDNHVRSVTTDSKNKIWIGTESSLFLYNPKTGESKLLEMPTPNNGIVSFCEHSNRMFAGSDRIGLFVYSLDGKLEKNINKLGNNITQILKYNDNELILSSYGRGLIRYDYENDLFINFSQSLKRHEDKLGSIITCYIDSEKDLWVGNFKYGLFRIKHNKPDSLEIYTINEGLPNNDITGIVEDKFGKIWISTAYGLSRFDKKSEFTNYFYNEGLENIQFHQKAAFIDKHGTLFFGGNFGITFFNPGNFGDEKEDVPQIILESLKVSNSEVRAGDKTKILKQAIHKTNKICLNHHYPAFSIEYKGFDYIAAHNLKYAYQLEGYDKQWNYVDNRTFAGYSNLSPNDYTFRVKVQNNNGVWSEPAVLEIEIKPAPWKTAWAFLGYVILLTVITYLTFRLILRAQLVQKELEIEHNERVRDNEVSKMKIRFFTNISHELRTPLTLIKGNVDYLAAELSRMKIELATVGSLQNSTDRLLKLVNQLLSFRQLENDTLRLEIKNEDIIALTKKLLESFKYTARLKNVSIELESEYDELIVPIDYDKYDKIVSNLVSNSLKFTDNSGFIIIKIESCKHKDLQEILHQPSTSENYVKISVIDDGRGIPSEKLPHIFERFVHYEKSGKKPDYSGSGIGLDFTKRLVEMHQGAIMASSKENIETCFCFVLPTNKSAYPDEIWQNEALPEVAIQSKSTNHVAKKSEQAQTDKNKETILLVEDDIELNQFICDALANQFTIISAFNGKEAYKIAKNRIPDIIISDIMMPEMDGIELCKQIRKESMISHIPIILLTAKAEVENKITGFSFGADEYLTKPFDLEILRIRIANLINQRKKLRDYYQNALPIDIKDGKVNQFELSFMKKVSEVILHNYTSPEFNVNRLAEEMNMSRASFYRKFMNIAEISPKDYLTRYRINKAIELIKSGEESFGEISYLCGFSSQSIFSVTFKKEKGLTPLQFRKSL
- a CDS encoding sulfatase; the protein is MRTKNMFKVKKLIVALMGCLFFTVSLAQKPNILFVFADQLRSQELSCYGGVNIKTPNLDRLADEGLMMTNAISTYPICSPFRGMLLTGLYPLKSGISNNDHPLNPELPSFAKSCKKEGYNTAYIGKWHIDGIGRTAYIPEERRLGYDHWQALECTHNYFKSLYFHNNEVEPKYWKGFDAEAQTKAAQDYIRARDTEKPFFLTLSWGPPHDPYIAPQEYMDKVEPKKLILRENVTEHLMEEELQNNPRFKIPERYIHSHAKLRVRAKDENIIRKRYAGYLAATLALDDYIGELLQTLEEEGILDNTIVVFTSDHGDQLGSHQFYGKNVPFAESISIPFLVRYPKVLKQGTIADNLLSPIDMFSTVFGMANIDHHEIDGVDLTPAIVNEAVDARDAILLMNLTHFNNTSLINGLDTYRGIQTKKYTYARYEDKTPWLLFDNENDPFQVNNLVGNSAYTGLIKTLDKKLDKLLIEAQDPENTKEIYDRIMRENPKRIMVNEFRKVNPDL